ACGGCGAAAATGGCAATGGTAGTCAAGAGGCCAATGATGGCAACCACAATCAAAAGTTCGACGAGAGTAAAAGACCGTCGAGAAAAATCGGCCTTAAATCTACCAACACTATTAATGGACATAAAAAATTAAAAGCTAAAAACAGAAACTCAGGGAAAGATGTGAGAGTAGGTTTTCATCTATTATAGATTATTTTTCCTTGGGCCGCATGGTCGGGAATAAAATAACCTCGCGGATATTATGAACATTATTAAATAAAATAGCTAAACGATCAATACCAAAGCCCTCACCGGCTGTCGGTGGCATGCCATATTTCAAGGCTTCAATAAAATCAAAATCTAAGCGTTGCGCTTCTTCGTCGCCGGCTTCGGCCATAGCCTCTTGAGCCCTAAATCTCCCCTCTTGGTCGATCGGATCGTTTAACTCGGAAAAGCCCTTGCAAAGCTCCATGCCAGCCGCCACCAGCTGAAAACGTTCCACATAGTCAGGATTATCGGCTTTTCTTTTGGCTAACGGTTCAAGCTCAACCGGATAATCAACTATAAAAATCGGATCGATTATTTTTGGCCTGACAAATTGTTTAAAAAATTCGTCTAAAATATTAGCCTTCTCCCAAGTGGGGTCAATTTCCAGACCTAATTTTTTGGCTTCTTTGGCCAACTCTTTAGTTTCTTTACATTTATCAATATCAAGTCCTGTTTGTTTTTTTATGGCTTCGCGATAAGTAACCCTAGGAAAGGGTGGGGTAAAATCCATTTTGTTATTTTCATAACTAACCTTGGTGCTACCGCAAACTCGTTCGGTTAAAAACTTTATCAGTTCTTCGGTCAAAATCATCAAATCATTATAATCAGAATAGGCCTGATAAAATTCTATTTGGGTAAATTCTGGATTGTGAGCTTTATCAATACCTTCGTTTCTAAAGCAACGAGCAATTTCGTAAACCCGATCATAACCGCCAACAATTAATCTTTTTAAATAGAGTTCCGGCGCAATGCGTAAGTACAATTCCATATTCAAAGCATTATGATGCGTAATAAACGGCCGAGCGTTAGCACCGCCTTGTAGGGGTTGTAAAATCGGAGTTTCAACTTCTAAATAATCACGGTTGTTAAAAAATTCACGAATCGACTTAACTATCAAGCTTCTATTGCGAAATAATTGGCGAACCTCAGGATTAGATATTAAATCCAAATAGCGCTGTCTAAATCTAACCTCGACATCAACCAACCCGTGCCATTTTTCCGGCAAAGGTAATAAGGTTTTCGTAATTAAACGAAAACTTTTAACTTCTAATGTCTGCTCATTGGTTTTGGTCAAAAATAATGTACCGGTTGCTTCAATGAAATCTCCCAAATCAATAGAATCTTTCAAGAGTTTATAATTTTCTTCACCGACTATATCGCGGCGGAAAAGAATCTGAATTTTATCCGTTCCGTCCTGTAACTGCGCAAAAGAAGCCCCGCCATGAAGCCGCAGCAAGACTAAGCGACCCGCCAAGGTAATTTCCTTTTTAGTCTCAGATAATTTATCAAAATTTTCCTTAGCCAAATGGCAAGTATGGTCGCGCTTAATTTTAGCCGGATAAGCATTAATGCCTTTTTGGCGTAAGGCGTCTAATTTTTGCCGTCTGATTGGTTCTAATTCGGTCATACCAAATTTGTCGAAATTTACGAGTTAGTTTGT
This window of the Patescibacteria group bacterium genome carries:
- the lysS gene encoding lysine--tRNA ligase → MTELEPIRRQKLDALRQKGINAYPAKIKRDHTCHLAKENFDKLSETKKEITLAGRLVLLRLHGGASFAQLQDGTDKIQILFRRDIVGEENYKLLKDSIDLGDFIEATGTLFLTKTNEQTLEVKSFRLITKTLLPLPEKWHGLVDVEVRFRQRYLDLISNPEVRQLFRNRSLIVKSIREFFNNRDYLEVETPILQPLQGGANARPFITHHNALNMELYLRIAPELYLKRLIVGGYDRVYEIARCFRNEGIDKAHNPEFTQIEFYQAYSDYNDLMILTEELIKFLTERVCGSTKVSYENNKMDFTPPFPRVTYREAIKKQTGLDIDKCKETKELAKEAKKLGLEIDPTWEKANILDEFFKQFVRPKIIDPIFIVDYPVELEPLAKRKADNPDYVERFQLVAAGMELCKGFSELNDPIDQEGRFRAQEAMAEAGDEEAQRLDFDFIEALKYGMPPTAGEGFGIDRLAILFNNVHNIREVILFPTMRPKEK